In a genomic window of Amycolatopsis japonica:
- a CDS encoding zinc-dependent alcohol dehydrogenase family protein has translation MRAVVFEEFGVLPEVREVPDPVAPPGGVVIAVEATGVCRSDWHSWQGHDTSVKLPHVAGHELVGRIATLGEGVRGWSEGDRVTVPFVCACGTCAQCAAGDQQICDREFQPGATHWGSFAEYVAIENAEVNLVALPDSLSAAEAAALGCRFGTAFRAVLRQGGVRPGQWVAVYGCGGVGVSSILLAVAAGASVVAVDPSPHARALATRMGAVLVVDPSAFDGHEAVSARVRELTGGGAHVSLDCLGSPTTCAASIGSLRKRGRHVQAGLMPPAQGIAPIPMHRVIGGELEIVGIHGLQAHEYPEMLRVVETAGIDLEGMIGKRVGLDDVPAVLAEMNDPVPARAGVTVVEFAQ, from the coding sequence GTGCGGGCGGTCGTCTTCGAGGAGTTCGGGGTGCTGCCCGAGGTACGCGAGGTGCCGGATCCGGTCGCGCCGCCGGGCGGGGTGGTGATCGCCGTCGAGGCGACCGGGGTGTGCCGCAGCGACTGGCACTCCTGGCAGGGACACGACACGTCGGTGAAGCTGCCGCACGTCGCCGGGCACGAACTCGTCGGCCGGATCGCGACGCTCGGCGAGGGCGTCCGGGGCTGGTCGGAGGGCGACCGGGTGACCGTGCCGTTCGTCTGCGCGTGCGGCACCTGTGCCCAGTGCGCCGCCGGTGACCAGCAGATCTGCGACCGCGAGTTCCAGCCGGGCGCGACCCATTGGGGTTCGTTCGCCGAGTACGTGGCCATCGAAAACGCCGAGGTCAACCTCGTCGCACTCCCGGACTCGCTGTCCGCTGCCGAGGCGGCGGCGCTGGGTTGCCGCTTCGGGACGGCGTTCCGGGCCGTGCTGCGCCAGGGCGGCGTCCGGCCGGGTCAGTGGGTCGCGGTCTACGGCTGCGGTGGCGTCGGCGTCTCGTCGATCCTGCTGGCCGTCGCGGCCGGTGCGTCCGTCGTCGCCGTCGACCCGTCTCCGCACGCCAGGGCGCTGGCGACGCGGATGGGGGCAGTTTTGGTCGTCGATCCCTCGGCGTTCGACGGGCATGAGGCGGTCTCAGCGCGCGTCCGGGAGCTGACCGGCGGCGGCGCGCACGTCTCGCTCGACTGCCTCGGCTCGCCGACCACCTGCGCCGCCTCGATCGGGAGCCTCCGCAAGCGCGGACGGCACGTCCAGGCCGGTCTGATGCCGCCCGCGCAGGGCATCGCGCCGATCCCGATGCACCGGGTGATCGGCGGGGAACTGGAGATCGTCGGCATCCACGGCCTGCAGGCGCACGAGTACCCCGAGATGCTGCGGGTGGTGGAGACGGCCGGGATCGACCTCGAAGGCATGATCGGCAAGCGGGTCGGCCTCGACGACGTCCCCGCGGTGCTCGCGGAGATGAACGATCCGGTACCCGCGCGGGCCGGGGTGACCGTGGTCGAATTCGCACAGTGA
- a CDS encoding amidohydrolase — protein MRVDTVYENARFLTGTGESVALAALNGRIVALGHDAAALSAKRRVDLGGSVVVPGFHDAHNHMAWFGMALDDVALSDCRSVDEVYDAVARRAAETPPGGWIIGSGYDQNKLVGGHPTRQGLDRAAPGHLVRLKHTSGHMTVVNSAVLEQLDLGNVPVGGDVVRDEDGSPTGLLREQAQLMLRPLTYPTPVERVVRGLDRASERYLAEGITSVQEAGIGGGLVGETPAELAAYQLARERGVLRVRSTVMVAASVLHDLDAGAGFGLDLGMRTGFGDEWLRIGAMKLFADGSLIGRTCAMHEPFAGETDNVGYFQVPEDEIARTIAAAHKAGWQIATHAIGDRAITVVLDAYEAALKADPRPGHRHRIEHCAVLRPEELKRLASLGLIASPQGRFVNEIGDGMRAALGPEREPWCYRLKTLLDAGCVLPASSDRPVVEGAPLLALADMVRRKTASGVVLGPDERLTPAEALRAYTYGSAYAAFAEKDLGTLEVGKLADFAVLSADPTDESTLDSIHVAATAVGGDIVYERS, from the coding sequence ATGCGGGTCGACACGGTCTACGAGAACGCCCGGTTCCTCACCGGAACGGGGGAATCCGTAGCGCTTGCTGCGCTGAACGGACGAATTGTGGCGTTAGGTCATGATGCCGCCGCGCTTTCCGCAAAGCGCCGCGTGGACCTCGGCGGCTCGGTGGTGGTGCCCGGATTCCACGACGCGCACAACCACATGGCCTGGTTCGGCATGGCGCTCGACGACGTCGCCCTTTCGGATTGCCGCAGCGTCGACGAGGTGTACGACGCAGTCGCGCGGCGCGCGGCCGAAACCCCGCCGGGCGGCTGGATCATCGGCAGTGGCTACGACCAGAACAAGCTCGTGGGCGGTCATCCGACGAGGCAGGGCCTCGACCGGGCCGCCCCCGGGCACCTCGTGCGGCTCAAGCACACGTCCGGGCACATGACCGTGGTCAATTCGGCGGTGCTGGAGCAACTCGATCTGGGCAACGTGCCCGTCGGCGGTGACGTCGTCCGCGACGAGGACGGTTCGCCGACCGGGCTCTTACGGGAACAGGCCCAGCTCATGCTGCGGCCGCTGACCTATCCGACGCCGGTCGAGCGGGTCGTCCGCGGGCTGGACCGGGCGAGTGAGCGCTACCTGGCCGAGGGCATCACGAGCGTCCAGGAGGCCGGGATCGGCGGGGGTCTCGTGGGGGAGACCCCCGCCGAACTGGCCGCGTACCAGCTGGCGCGCGAACGCGGGGTGCTGCGGGTGCGGAGCACGGTGATGGTCGCCGCGAGCGTGCTCCACGACCTTGATGCGGGTGCGGGCTTCGGACTCGACCTGGGGATGCGCACCGGCTTCGGCGACGAATGGCTGCGGATCGGCGCGATGAAGCTGTTCGCCGACGGCTCGCTGATCGGCCGCACCTGCGCGATGCACGAGCCGTTCGCCGGCGAAACGGACAACGTCGGCTACTTCCAGGTGCCCGAGGACGAGATCGCGCGGACGATCGCCGCCGCGCACAAGGCGGGCTGGCAGATCGCGACGCACGCCATCGGCGACCGCGCGATCACCGTCGTCCTCGACGCCTACGAAGCCGCGCTGAAGGCCGATCCGCGTCCCGGCCACCGGCACCGCATCGAGCACTGCGCGGTGCTGCGGCCCGAGGAGCTGAAGCGGCTGGCGTCGCTGGGGCTGATCGCCTCGCCGCAGGGCCGGTTCGTCAACGAGATCGGCGACGGGATGCGGGCCGCCCTCGGCCCCGAACGCGAGCCGTGGTGCTACCGGCTCAAGACCCTGCTCGACGCGGGATGCGTGCTGCCCGCCAGCTCGGACCGCCCGGTCGTCGAGGGCGCGCCGCTGCTCGCGCTGGCCGACATGGTGCGGCGGAAGACCGCGTCCGGGGTGGTGCTGGGTCCCGATGAGCGGCTCACCCCCGCCGAAGCCCTGCGCGCGTACACCTACGGATCCGCGTACGCCGCTTTCGCCGAGAAGGACCTGGGCACACTGGAGGTCGGCAAGCTCGCGGACTTCGCCGTCCTCTCGGCCGACCCGACCGACGAGTCCACTTTGGATTCGATCCACGTCGCCGCCACCGCCGTCGGCGGCGACATCGTCTACGAACGGAGCTGA
- a CDS encoding acyl-CoA dehydrogenase family protein: MDFSLSVEEREVRDWVRTFVQRDLMPREQEVLRRERAGQPGLTADELRELQLKAKESGFWGVQTPEEYGGMGLSAVMTALLEAELGRTFVPFRFGGAADNILYYANDEQKERYLLPTISGERKSCFAITEPGAGSDAKAIRTSARKDGTDWVINGEKTFITGGNEADFVMVFAITDPEKGANGGVTCFLVDRDAGWKSEYIDTMGEWGPAALVFEDVRVPETQILGELGHGFDLAMQWIGAGRYLLPARAIGSCERLISMAIEHANTRETFGQKIAERQAIQWMIADSGTELEALRWLVLHAAWQVDQKLDSRHAQSMAKLYGGVKANEIVDRVLQIHGGMGYTRELPVERWYRELRLLRIYEGTDEIQRRTIARNLLKGHVKVGGTLG; this comes from the coding sequence ATGGATTTCTCTCTGAGCGTCGAGGAACGCGAGGTGCGCGACTGGGTCCGCACGTTCGTCCAGCGCGACCTCATGCCGCGTGAGCAGGAGGTGCTGCGCCGCGAACGCGCCGGTCAGCCCGGCCTGACCGCCGACGAGCTGCGCGAACTGCAGCTGAAGGCCAAGGAGTCCGGGTTCTGGGGTGTGCAGACGCCGGAGGAGTACGGCGGCATGGGCCTGTCCGCGGTGATGACCGCGCTGCTGGAGGCCGAACTCGGCCGCACGTTCGTGCCGTTCCGCTTCGGCGGCGCGGCGGACAACATCCTGTACTACGCCAACGACGAGCAGAAGGAGCGCTACCTGCTCCCGACGATCTCGGGCGAGCGCAAGTCGTGCTTCGCGATCACCGAACCCGGTGCGGGTTCGGACGCCAAGGCCATCCGGACCTCCGCCCGCAAGGACGGCACCGACTGGGTCATCAACGGCGAGAAGACCTTCATCACCGGCGGTAACGAGGCCGACTTCGTGATGGTCTTCGCGATCACCGATCCGGAGAAGGGCGCGAACGGCGGCGTCACCTGCTTCCTCGTCGACCGTGACGCGGGCTGGAAGTCCGAATACATCGACACCATGGGCGAATGGGGCCCGGCGGCGCTGGTCTTCGAGGACGTCCGCGTGCCGGAGACGCAGATCCTCGGCGAGCTCGGCCACGGGTTCGACCTGGCCATGCAGTGGATCGGGGCGGGCCGCTACCTGCTGCCCGCCCGCGCCATCGGCTCCTGCGAGCGGCTGATCTCGATGGCCATCGAGCACGCCAACACGCGGGAGACGTTCGGGCAGAAGATCGCCGAGCGCCAGGCCATCCAGTGGATGATCGCGGATTCCGGCACCGAACTGGAGGCGCTGCGCTGGCTGGTGCTGCACGCCGCCTGGCAGGTCGACCAGAAGCTGGACTCGCGGCACGCGCAGTCGATGGCGAAGCTGTACGGCGGGGTGAAGGCGAACGAGATCGTCGACCGCGTCCTGCAGATCCACGGCGGAATGGGCTACACGCGGGAACTGCCGGTCGAGCGGTGGTACCGCGAGCTGCGGCTGCTGCGGATCTACGAGGGCACCGACGAGATCCAGCGCCGGACCATCGCGCGCAACCTGCTCAAGGGGCACGTCAAGGTCGGCGGCACGCTGGGCTGA
- a CDS encoding transcriptional regulator, with the protein MKMTGQRTHTIDRGVAEGRELRRLLETGPFADALRAAIRARGLGLDRIRYRLRGRGCSVSLATLSHWQSGRCRPERPESLLVLKNLEEVLGVPPESLSRLLGPPRGRAARCTVPGEGLVMPRGRDT; encoded by the coding sequence ATGAAGATGACCGGTCAGCGGACACACACCATCGACCGGGGGGTGGCGGAAGGACGTGAACTCAGGCGGCTTTTGGAGACCGGGCCGTTCGCGGACGCCCTCAGGGCGGCGATCAGGGCGAGGGGCCTCGGGCTCGATCGGATCCGGTACCGGCTGAGGGGACGGGGGTGTTCGGTCAGCCTCGCGACACTGAGCCATTGGCAGTCGGGACGTTGCCGTCCCGAACGGCCGGAATCCCTGCTGGTGCTCAAGAATCTCGAGGAAGTCCTCGGGGTGCCGCCGGAGTCGCTGTCGCGGCTTCTCGGGCCGCCGCGCGGGCGGGCGGCCCGGTGTACGGTGCCCGGCGAGGGCCTCGTGATGCCGAGAGGCCGGGACACGTAA
- a CDS encoding 4'-phosphopantetheinyl transferase family protein, with translation MIECAVRWSEPLPAEPRFLALLDEPEQGRYANYRQDIDKRRFLTGRVLAKTVAAERLGLAVEAVSFDATCEDCGKPHGRPKVPGAPLMLSISHSGDLIGVAATAGTPVGLDVETATRRAEDSLMEYALTPAELAAISGLSDEQRATAFFTYWTRKEAVMKATGKGLKIPLQSITFSGYDEQARLVRSTHEALDPDRTRLADLKATEGYRAAVALITSDDISVTEDFAPL, from the coding sequence GTGATCGAATGCGCGGTCCGCTGGTCGGAGCCCCTGCCCGCTGAACCCCGGTTCCTGGCCCTGCTCGACGAGCCGGAACAGGGCCGGTACGCGAACTACCGCCAGGACATCGACAAACGCCGGTTCCTGACCGGCCGGGTGCTGGCGAAGACCGTCGCCGCCGAGCGGCTCGGCCTGGCCGTCGAGGCCGTGAGCTTCGACGCGACCTGCGAAGACTGCGGCAAACCGCACGGACGGCCCAAGGTCCCCGGCGCGCCGCTGATGCTGTCGATCTCGCATTCCGGCGACCTCATCGGCGTCGCGGCCACCGCGGGCACCCCGGTCGGCCTCGACGTCGAGACGGCCACCAGGCGGGCCGAGGACTCGCTCATGGAGTACGCGCTGACCCCGGCCGAGCTGGCCGCGATCTCCGGGCTCTCCGACGAGCAGCGCGCGACGGCGTTCTTCACCTACTGGACGCGCAAGGAAGCGGTCATGAAGGCCACCGGGAAGGGCCTCAAGATCCCGCTGCAGAGCATCACGTTCTCCGGCTACGACGAGCAGGCGCGGCTGGTCCGCTCGACCCACGAGGCCCTCGACCCGGACCGGACCCGGCTCGCGGACCTGAAGGCGACCGAGGGCTACCGGGCCGCGGTCGCGCTGATCACGTCGGACGACATCTCGGTCACCGAAGACTTCGCGCCCCTCTGA
- a CDS encoding enoyl-CoA hydratase/isomerase family protein, which produces MSTVDYALDDGIAVIWLDRPERLNAVVAELVDDLLEALDAAAKSDARAVVLAGRGRAFCAGHDLKEPTPEGDSRPRLDRLQDVTRRLRGLRQPVIAAVHGYAIGAGAEFAMGCDLILAAEDAVFAFPEVSLGLSVTGAASRLLPLLVGPLKAKELLLLGERVSGTEAYELGLVNAAVPADDLMDTALAWAVKIASHPAAAATMAKRALDSGIDSSLEAALELEVSHALITEHSAEVAASSEAFRSRA; this is translated from the coding sequence ATGAGCACCGTGGACTACGCACTCGACGACGGAATCGCTGTGATCTGGCTGGACCGCCCCGAACGGTTGAACGCGGTGGTCGCCGAACTGGTCGACGACCTGTTGGAGGCGCTCGACGCGGCCGCCAAGTCGGACGCGCGCGCCGTCGTGCTCGCCGGTCGCGGACGCGCCTTCTGCGCCGGCCATGACCTCAAAGAGCCCACCCCCGAGGGTGATTCACGCCCGCGGCTCGACCGGCTACAGGACGTGACGCGCCGCCTTCGCGGCCTCCGCCAGCCGGTCATCGCCGCCGTCCACGGCTACGCGATCGGCGCGGGCGCGGAGTTCGCGATGGGCTGCGACCTGATCCTCGCCGCCGAAGACGCGGTGTTCGCCTTCCCCGAGGTCTCCCTGGGCCTGAGCGTCACGGGTGCGGCGTCGCGGTTGCTGCCGCTGCTGGTCGGCCCGCTGAAGGCCAAGGAACTCCTCCTGCTGGGCGAACGCGTGAGCGGCACCGAGGCGTACGAACTCGGCCTGGTCAACGCCGCCGTACCCGCCGACGACCTGATGGACACCGCACTCGCGTGGGCGGTCAAGATCGCCTCCCACCCGGCCGCCGCGGCCACGATGGCCAAACGCGCCCTCGATTCCGGCATCGACAGCTCGCTCGAAGCCGCGCTCGAACTCGAAGTCAGCCACGCGCTGATCACCGAACACTCCGCCGAGGTCGCCGCTTCGTCCGAGGCCTTCCGGAGCCGGGCATGA
- a CDS encoding GNAT family N-acetyltransferase: protein MPVRDAVADDIEEICALIEEHAVYEDKHDLKLDRQEMAGFLFGPDPKAWVLLATPPDEPGKVAGFAFCSWNFSTWEARPGIWLDDLFVRPEHRRFGLGRELLDELSARTPGRVEWDMQEGNEKGEAFYAQLGADPVPGWIRYRWRPHAG, encoded by the coding sequence ATGCCGGTGCGGGACGCGGTCGCGGACGACATCGAGGAGATCTGCGCGCTCATCGAGGAGCACGCGGTCTACGAGGACAAACACGATCTGAAGCTCGACAGGCAGGAGATGGCCGGCTTCCTCTTCGGGCCCGATCCGAAGGCCTGGGTGCTGCTGGCCACCCCGCCGGACGAGCCGGGCAAGGTCGCGGGCTTCGCCTTCTGCAGCTGGAACTTCTCCACCTGGGAGGCCAGGCCGGGGATCTGGCTCGACGACCTCTTCGTGCGCCCCGAGCACCGGCGTTTCGGCCTCGGACGGGAGCTGCTCGACGAGCTGAGCGCGCGGACCCCCGGCCGGGTCGAATGGGACATGCAGGAGGGCAACGAGAAGGGCGAGGCGTTCTACGCCCAGCTCGGCGCCGACCCCGTCCCCGGCTGGATCCGGTACCGCTGGCGGCCGCACGCTGGGTGA
- a CDS encoding TetR/AcrR family transcriptional regulator yields MNTRERVRQAAVKLFATKGFHGTGIRDLAQEAELSSASLYHYMGTKEDLLVAIMNESLRRLSDAAEQATAGLTDPVSRLGSLVALHVLAHAIQPDDTRVVDNEVHALTAGARAEVVGLRDAYEKLWADAIEDGVAAGVFHTDQPSVTRLALVEMCSGVARWYSPAGPLTLDQLAAHYAGLALRALACERQLDVTALQNCREVVSGVWRVPV; encoded by the coding sequence GTGAACACTCGCGAGCGGGTCCGCCAGGCGGCGGTGAAACTGTTCGCCACCAAGGGGTTCCACGGCACCGGCATCCGGGATCTGGCCCAGGAGGCGGAGCTGTCCTCCGCCAGCCTGTACCACTACATGGGCACCAAAGAGGACCTGCTGGTCGCCATCATGAACGAGTCGCTGCGGCGCCTGTCCGACGCGGCCGAGCAGGCGACCGCCGGGCTCACCGATCCCGTGTCACGGCTCGGATCCCTGGTGGCACTGCACGTGCTCGCGCACGCCATCCAGCCGGACGACACGCGCGTGGTCGACAACGAGGTCCACGCGCTCACCGCGGGCGCCAGGGCCGAAGTGGTGGGGCTGCGCGACGCCTACGAAAAGCTGTGGGCGGACGCCATCGAAGACGGTGTCGCGGCCGGCGTCTTCCACACCGACCAGCCGTCGGTCACCCGGCTCGCGCTGGTGGAGATGTGCAGCGGGGTCGCGCGCTGGTATTCGCCGGCGGGGCCGCTCACCCTGGATCAGCTGGCCGCCCATTACGCCGGATTGGCACTGCGGGCGCTCGCCTGCGAACGGCAGCTGGACGTCACGGCGTTGCAAAACTGCCGTGAAGTGGTCTCGGGAGTGTGGCGAGTGCCCGTTTAG
- a CDS encoding ATP-dependent acyl-CoA ligase, whose product MTSLAGIDTLSGLTTRAAALWPDKTAWIFDATGESFTFADVDARSTEYARALLDLGVTPGDRVAVMLRNQPEFPLLWLALAKIGGVLVPVNTGYREFDGAHVLRHSGARFAVVAEEFLELLGKIAPETSLERVLTPGELAAPRDGAWMTFWSEGERPVNIQYTSGTTGAPKGCVLPNRYWTTLAISLATDHPSVGADDVILTAQPFHYIDPQWNVALGLAGGATLVVLDRFHPSTFWEKIREHGVTWFYCLGLMPTLLLRQPESELDKAHQVRAICASAIPRDLHAALEARWGAPWFEAFGMTETGGDIRMYPADHEETVGTGCLGRPAPTREVMIADADGKPLPRGETGELLIRGVGLMHGYHDDPEATRRAFDGGWFHTGDLATMDGEGRVYYVGRTKDMIRRSGENISADEVERALQLHPAVKLAAVIAVPDDIRGEEVKAYLVLDENEGHRCEPAELAEFCSAKLAYFKVPRFWTIVTELPMTPSERVAKGELKKAEDLRAGSWDRATGTWL is encoded by the coding sequence ATGACCTCGCTCGCCGGGATCGACACCCTCTCCGGCCTGACCACGAGGGCCGCCGCGCTCTGGCCGGACAAGACGGCGTGGATCTTCGACGCCACCGGGGAAAGCTTCACCTTCGCCGACGTCGACGCGCGCAGCACGGAGTACGCCCGCGCGCTGCTCGACCTCGGCGTGACCCCGGGCGACCGGGTCGCGGTGATGCTGCGCAACCAGCCCGAATTCCCGTTGCTGTGGCTGGCCTTGGCCAAGATCGGCGGGGTGCTCGTCCCGGTCAACACCGGATACCGCGAGTTCGACGGCGCCCACGTGCTGCGGCATTCCGGCGCCAGGTTCGCCGTCGTCGCCGAGGAATTCCTGGAGCTGCTGGGCAAGATCGCGCCGGAGACCTCGCTGGAACGCGTGCTCACGCCCGGCGAACTCGCGGCGCCCCGGGACGGTGCCTGGATGACCTTCTGGTCGGAAGGCGAACGTCCGGTCAACATCCAGTACACCTCGGGCACCACAGGCGCGCCCAAGGGCTGCGTGCTGCCGAACAGGTATTGGACGACGCTGGCGATCAGCCTGGCCACGGACCATCCGTCGGTCGGCGCGGACGACGTCATCCTGACCGCGCAACCGTTCCACTACATCGATCCACAGTGGAACGTGGCGCTGGGGCTCGCGGGCGGCGCGACCTTGGTGGTGCTCGACCGCTTCCACCCGTCGACGTTCTGGGAGAAGATCCGCGAACACGGGGTCACCTGGTTCTATTGCCTCGGCCTGATGCCCACCCTTCTGCTGCGCCAGCCGGAAAGCGAGCTCGACAAGGCGCACCAGGTGCGCGCGATCTGCGCTTCGGCCATCCCGCGTGACCTGCACGCCGCGCTCGAAGCACGCTGGGGCGCGCCGTGGTTCGAAGCCTTCGGCATGACCGAGACCGGCGGCGACATCCGGATGTACCCGGCGGATCACGAGGAGACCGTCGGCACCGGCTGCCTCGGCAGGCCGGCGCCCACCCGTGAGGTGATGATCGCGGACGCGGACGGGAAACCGCTGCCGCGCGGGGAAACCGGCGAACTGCTGATCCGCGGCGTCGGCCTGATGCACGGCTACCACGACGATCCCGAAGCGACCAGGCGCGCCTTCGACGGCGGCTGGTTCCACACCGGTGATCTGGCCACAATGGACGGCGAAGGCCGCGTGTACTACGTGGGCCGCACCAAGGACATGATCCGCCGCAGCGGGGAGAACATCTCCGCCGACGAGGTCGAGCGGGCGCTGCAGCTGCATCCCGCGGTCAAGCTCGCCGCCGTCATCGCGGTGCCGGACGACATCCGCGGCGAAGAGGTCAAGGCGTACCTCGTCCTCGACGAGAACGAGGGTCACCGGTGCGAACCGGCCGAGCTGGCGGAGTTCTGTTCGGCGAAGCTGGCCTACTTCAAGGTCCCCCGGTTCTGGACCATCGTCACGGAACTGCCGATGACACCGTCGGAACGGGTCGCGAAGGGCGAGCTCAAGAAGGCGGAAGACCTCCGCGCCGGTTCTTGGGACAGGGCCACCGGAACATGGCTGTGA
- a CDS encoding cation:dicarboxylate symporter family transporter produces MSTAAPATKRDRTHYLYIAVIVAVGLGIAVGILFPALGKELKPLGTGFVNLIKMMISPIIFCTIALGVGSVAKAAKVGRVGGLAIGYFLIMSTVALVIGLVVGNILQPGTGLHLTPEIAEKGQDQIAKSEGTVEFLLGIIPKTLVSAFTEGEVLQTLLVALLAGFALQKLGTKGEPIRRGIEHIQRLVFRILAMIMWAAPVGAFGAIAAVVGETGWKALQSLAVIMLGFYITCGLFVFVVLGLIIGVFARVNIFKLLKYLGREFLLILSTSSSESALPRLIAKMEHAGVSKPVVGITVPTGYSFNLDGTAIYLTMASIFIADALDKPLTIGEQISLLVFMIIASKGAAGVTGAGLATLAGGLSSHRPELVDGVGFIVGIDRFMSEARALTNFAGNAVATVLIGTWTNEIDREQLDRTLNGESPFDEATLLDENASEATVESGKNET; encoded by the coding sequence ATGAGCACGGCAGCACCCGCGACGAAGCGGGATCGCACCCACTACCTCTACATCGCCGTCATCGTGGCGGTGGGGCTCGGCATCGCGGTCGGCATCCTGTTCCCCGCCCTCGGCAAGGAACTGAAGCCGCTCGGGACCGGGTTCGTGAACCTGATCAAGATGATGATCTCGCCGATCATCTTCTGCACGATCGCGCTCGGCGTCGGCTCGGTGGCGAAGGCCGCGAAGGTCGGCCGCGTCGGCGGGCTCGCGATCGGCTACTTCCTGATCATGTCGACGGTCGCGCTGGTCATCGGCCTGGTCGTCGGCAACATCCTGCAGCCCGGCACCGGCCTGCACCTGACCCCCGAGATCGCCGAAAAGGGACAGGACCAGATCGCCAAGAGCGAGGGCACCGTCGAGTTCCTGCTCGGGATCATCCCGAAGACGCTGGTCTCGGCGTTCACCGAGGGCGAGGTGCTGCAGACGCTGCTGGTCGCGCTGCTCGCCGGGTTCGCGCTGCAGAAACTGGGTACCAAGGGCGAGCCGATCCGCCGCGGCATCGAGCACATCCAGCGGCTCGTGTTCCGGATCCTGGCGATGATCATGTGGGCGGCCCCGGTCGGCGCGTTCGGCGCGATCGCCGCCGTCGTCGGCGAGACCGGCTGGAAGGCACTGCAGAGCCTCGCAGTGATCATGCTCGGCTTCTACATCACCTGCGGGTTGTTCGTGTTCGTGGTGCTCGGGCTGATCATCGGCGTGTTCGCCAGGGTCAACATCTTCAAGCTGCTGAAATACCTCGGCCGCGAGTTCCTGCTGATCCTGTCGACGTCGTCGTCGGAGTCGGCGCTGCCGCGGCTGATCGCGAAGATGGAGCACGCCGGCGTCTCCAAACCGGTCGTCGGCATCACCGTGCCGACCGGGTACTCGTTCAACCTCGACGGCACCGCGATCTACCTGACGATGGCGTCCATCTTCATCGCGGACGCGCTCGACAAACCGCTGACCATCGGCGAGCAGATCTCGTTGCTGGTGTTCATGATCATCGCGTCGAAGGGTGCGGCCGGGGTCACCGGCGCGGGGCTCGCGACGCTGGCGGGCGGGCTGTCGTCGCATCGGCCGGAGCTGGTCGACGGCGTCGGGTTCATCGTCGGCATCGACCGGTTCATGTCCGAGGCCCGCGCGCTGACGAACTTCGCGGGCAACGCCGTCGCGACCGTGCTGATCGGCACCTGGACCAACGAGATCGACCGGGAGCAGCTGGACCGTACGCTGAACGGCGAGTCACCGTTCGACGAAGCGACCTTGCTCGACGAAAACGCCAGTGAGGCGACCGTGGAATCGGGTAAGAATGAGACGTGA
- a CDS encoding metal-dependent transcriptional regulator, with translation MGEGASRRSSSVEDYVRVIYGLVERGEAVTNTSLAGRLEVSPSSASGMVTKLSQLGLVAHVPYRGIELTTEGRLLARSVLRRHRLIETYLVSELGYTWDEVHSEADALEHAVSDRLVERIAAKLGNPMRDPHGDPIPAPDGSVEEMPMRILDDLPPGAVGEIVRVWDTDPELLRYLTEHSIGLGERIEVVERQPFGGPMVVKVGSPPDAATHAIGKEIAQALSVALR, from the coding sequence ATGGGTGAAGGGGCAAGTCGCAGGTCGTCGTCCGTGGAGGACTACGTCCGGGTGATCTACGGGCTGGTCGAGCGCGGCGAGGCCGTCACCAACACGTCGCTGGCCGGACGGCTGGAGGTCAGCCCGTCCTCGGCGTCCGGCATGGTCACCAAACTGTCCCAGCTGGGGCTGGTCGCGCACGTCCCGTACCGCGGGATCGAGCTGACCACCGAGGGCAGGCTGCTGGCCCGCTCGGTGCTCCGCCGCCACCGGCTGATCGAGACCTACCTGGTGTCCGAACTCGGTTACACCTGGGACGAGGTGCACTCGGAGGCGGACGCGCTCGAACACGCGGTGTCGGACAGGCTCGTCGAGCGGATCGCGGCGAAGCTCGGCAACCCGATGCGCGACCCGCACGGCGACCCCATCCCCGCCCCCGACGGCAGCGTCGAGGAGATGCCGATGCGCATCCTCGACGACCTCCCGCCCGGCGCGGTCGGCGAGATCGTCCGCGTCTGGGACACCGATCCGGAACTCCTGCGCTACCTGACCGAGCATTCGATCGGCCTCGGCGAGCGGATCGAGGTCGTCGAGCGCCAGCCGTTCGGCGGCCCCATGGTGGTCAAGGTCGGCTCGCCGCCCGACGCGGCCACCCACGCGATCGGCAAGGAGATCGCGCAAGCCCTGTCGGTCGCGCTACGCTGA